From the Hemicordylus capensis ecotype Gifberg chromosome 1, rHemCap1.1.pri, whole genome shotgun sequence genome, the window TGTGAGGTAATGAGGTCCTTCTTCTAGGACCTCTTCCCATGCAGTTTCCCAgcctctgcctcttcttggtagtTAGAATTATTTAGAATATATGAGACATGGCATCGGAGCAATTCAGTCAATGGATAACATGGATTCATATGGTGgccattctctcccccaccccaccccaaatataTAAGACAAGCAAGAACcagtgaaagaaaagaaaggaaggagacTTTCTCCTGCTGCCCTTTTCTCTCTAAAGGAGCAGGCCAGGAGGGAATATTCTCTGTGCCTTCATTTGTACCGTTTCTCTTTTACCAGATTCTTAGGTGCATACTGACCTTGCATCAGCAATATGATGGCTGAAGCAAGGCAGGGCAGAGTTTCTACCATAAGTTTCCTCATCCTGCTTTCTGCCATGGAGGTGGGGGGTTGTCTGGGCTCAGTGGCAGCAGAGTTAAGTCTCTCTTCTGGTTGCAAGCAACTAAATagatcttatgccctgtgggatgctgggAGCACTGTGAGATTCTGTGAAAGCAATCTGTGTGCTGAGTGAAGTCATAGTTGTGGGTTTGCACGACAGCAGTTTTACATTGTTTCTCTCACCCACATTCTAAAATGGCTATTTCCATtgctctccccccaaccccatttTCCAGGGATTGTTCAATCCCTCATTATCTGGAAGCAAGTCCCAGTAAGTGTAATGGAGCTTACTCCCCTGTAAGTGTGCATGTAGAATTGCAAGCTTAGTTATCAAAATGATGCTTGAAAAGGCATGGGcactctagtccagcagcctcttTCTCAAAGTGCTCAGCCtgatgcttccagaaagccctAAAGAAGTGCAGTAAGAAAACCCCAGAAACCATTTCCACCCAGCACCAACAAACTACTATTCTGGTGTCAACTGtacttgaacatggaggttctacatgacatCCAAACTGCCTGGAGGATTGATTTGCTAAGTATGGTCAAATGAagtttccatattcacaggcagtttgaGACTgatgcagaacctccatgttcaagatcagtctacaccagaatgatggtttccagagaaataaatcccccccccccaagaattcatctatgctttgctgagggctgggaggaaggaaaaagagagataccATATTCTTGCCTAAGATCTCTACTGGTCCTGATTTCTTTGTGGgtatactcagaagtaagcttcaGTGAGATCAAGGGACTTAATTCTCattaatttattccaagctttgctgagagcCTCTGCTTCCCCCATTTGGTGGGGGTGAAAGAGAATAAAGATAGGAGGCAGAAGGAGAAAACAAAAGCCCTTaaaagaagagggaggaggtggaagagaaatgtttGCTCAACTGTAAGAGTGGCTCATAGCCAGAATGCTCCTTTTTGgccacctatgttcagaaccaggaagtcactcactagaaattgtCAGGACTTTCCTCTCCCAACTTTgctttcagaattctcagtgggcagacttaATTATCTGTCCCTTCGTTATTTCcccctgttattatggggatttcaaaCAATAAGTATTCAAAAACTGCTGGCTGGATGCTTTTCAAATCAGCAAAAGGTACTAGTCCAGTATGGAGCTGAATTTTTGaagaatatccccccccccccacacacacctttccaaACAATTTTCACTATGGTCATCTTCTTCATGATCATCATCCTCATTATGCAAACAGTGGGCAGTATTTATCTTATGTAAATAAAACTTGCTTAATTGATATTCTACTATGTGCAcaaatgatctccccttcccctgggctTTTCATGACTCGGGCTAGATGGAAGGGGACAAACCTAACTAGTTCAGTCGCTGAATAAAGCCAAGGCCATCCATGCACACTGCTACACTGCTAGTGCTGCTCCTGCTGATACGGCTGCTgctatgaatatttgtatacaacttttcaacaaaggttctccaagctgttcacaaagaaaaataaataaataaataaataatacacaaactAGTACCCTGTCTCCAGagtgttcacaatctaaaaagaaatataaggtagacatcagcaacaaccactggagcgatgctgtgctggggttggatagggacagttgattTCCTTGTTGCTAAAAGTAAGCGAATCACCACATGCCCCATCCTTCCACGTAATCCATATAATCCATTCTACACCATGCCAGAAGTAGAGAAAAAGTGCACTGCAGAAATGTGCCTACAGAAAAGGCAACTCCATTGTTCTCAAGCAGGTTTCCCCCCAATTGCAATGCTCTTTCCTAGGATCCATCTGGAAGTAGCTTTTTTCAGTGTGTGAAGGTCCTCTGACAAGGCTATCTATTTGTTATCTTCCATAATCTGAATCATATGGGGCATTCTGATTGCAATGAGCCTTGTGGTGTTCCAGGCAACTGGAGGATTGCTCAGTTTCTTCTAGTCTAATATTGTAGGATTGCATGAATTCCCTTTGTTCCATGTGCATAAGTTATTTCACTGGAACATTCAACGATATGCACCCATCATGCCAGAATGCAAAATGCTGCAATCTTAAGTTCTTTTTTAAATGCATTGAGAGATCCCAGGATAATTTTATTATGTGACAAATTCGGAAATTGATTTAATGCATTTCTAACAGAAAATTAGAATTCTTTGATTTTTCTGACAGAAAGTTAGAATTGTGATGCTTGTGTTGAAAGTGTTGTGGCTTCATTATCTAAACAGACCAAGAGCAAAGACCTCAGAATGGGAAGCTTGGATAGTGATGAGTTTAGTGACCTGTTTTCGGGTTATGAATACACCTCTTCCAGCTCAGGCATAGAGAAAAATGTCTGCAGAAATGAGAGTCCAGCAATGCTGAAGTACTTTGTGGCCATCATCTATGTTCTGGTATGCCTCCTGAGCCTGGTGGGCAACTctctggtggtgctggtggtcgCCTGCAACAAAGGAAACCGTTCCGTCACTGATATCTATCTCCTGAACCTAGCCATTGCCGATTTCCTCTTTGCCCTCACGTTGCCCATCTGGGCTGTCCAGTGGGTTCATCAATGGATCTTCGGCACCTTCATGTGCAAAACCATCTCTGCCCTGAAGGAAGTCAACTTCTACAGTGGCATCCTCCTCTTGGCCTTCATCAGCATCGACCGCTACCTGGCAATCGTTCATGCCACTCGGGCAGCCATTGAGAAAAGGCACTGGGTCAAGTTTGCCTGCCTTGGCATCTGGCTgttctctttcctcttttcccTCCCTATGATCCTCTACCCTGAGGTTGTGTTTGTACATAATTTCACCTCCATGGTTTGTTATGAAGTCATTGCAGGGGAGAAAACATCTCATTGGAGGGTGGTGCTGAGAATCCTGCCACAAGTGATTGGCTTCATCATCCCATTGACCATCATGCTCTTTTGTTATAGCGTGACAGTGCACAGGCTCTTTCAGACCAAGAACAGCCAAAGGAAGAAAGCAATGAAAGTCATTTTGGCTGTGGTGCTAGTCTTCCTGGTCTGCTGGTTGCCCTACAATATCTCCCTGTTTGCTGATTCCTTGCTAAGGACTGGTGCTATCGAGGACACATGTGACCGTCGTAACAGAATTGATGCAGCCCTTGTGGGTACTGAAATCCTGGGATTTGCTCACTGCTGCATCAACCCTATCGTATATGCCTTTATAGGGCATAAGTTCCGGAACGACTTCCTCAAGATCTTGGTCATGCGAGGGATCATCAGCAAAGAGACCCTCTCACGGTACAGAGGGGGCTCCTCCTTCTCATCTTCCTCTGGCAACACCTCTACTGCTCTGTAATAGCGCTGCCtggaggggagcggggaggagaagGTCATGGAAGAGAGAGACTGCTCAGCTACTGATACATCTCAGTAGGCTTTAAGGTTCCGACTGAGGACTAAACACCACTGAGATGCTTCAGAATTTGTAGCTGCCCATcagcgttccctgtaacaaggattctcagatgttgttgactacaactcccaccatccccagatgCAGATGACTTCCAGCATCTCCGGCTGCAAGTGGCCCGCCATGGGGAATATGGGAGTCTTGGTCAACAACATCTTGAAGTTCATTCTCACAACCTACTTACCCAGGGTTGGGGTgggctggcggggaggcaggctcctacttgCCGCCCCACACATGAGCCCAGTTCCCCTGAGGGCTCTGCCACGGCACACAAGCAGCGCTGCGGTGAGCAGCAAAGCCGGAAGCCAGGGGAGtgaggaagtcctccggcatctcacaatgcaccacactaggAGTGCAGCACATTGGTAGGTCCCCCTGCTgccgggtgctcttgctgcccagctttaGGAATGCTTGGGCTGTAGGCAGCCTGATGGGGGAATGGCATAAAGGGTGTGGGGGTCCCTTCTACTCACTATTAGCCTGGAAAAAAACACAGGCTACTTGGTTCCCGAGGTCTGGGATCGGGACCGATCCcggcacttctcatgaccagatcTACCCTCttagggctgccctagcctgggtacAGCCGGTCATTAGAACAACCTTTTGGTTCGATAATGCTAATTAATGCCATAAGTGAATCCTTGCCTGCTTGCTACAATACCAAATGCATTCATTCTTCACCCAGAAAAGCTTTTCTACCCAGGACCAGATTGTGGccttctgctgcttgaggcaaaggCATACCAGCCCTATTCCCTCACCCAGAGCCACACTGATGTTGCCCAACTCCCTTACAGTCCCAGTCCCCTGCTTATATGGCCCAGATGATTCCCCTTTTACCCCTGCATCAGTTGCACTTTCCAGATGTACTCTGCCCTCTGATGCATCTGAATGCAGCTATTGTTAGTACGGAATCAGGGTCTGGTAGTTACGCTGGCTTCATTGATTCCATGTAAGAGGAGCCCTCTACACCCATTGTTTTGTACCTGTGtggtctgtacacttgtacatgcttttgtgtgaatgactctgcCTGCTTTCATTTTAAACGTGAAGCTGGCTGCAGGTttctcaaatacatggtacagatggcaagtatactgctgtacctgatTTCAGCATACCTTGTGAATAACTGTTGTGGTGTACAGAGCTGTATCTGTGTGTAAAAGGAACATGGAGGTGAGCTTTGTGGAACGTGAACCAAAATGAGACatccttaactctggtcttaatcCAGCAAGTTTTTTGACCATCAAATACTGTATATAGATAGTACAGGTGTTGAATGTAATGCGTGAATAGGTCTTGTGTCTGGCCCTGATCTTACTTTAAGCTAAAGATTCTCAATGGGCTTTTGACAGTGCTCTGATCCTAACACCCTATGGCTATTCAGTGACAGAGAAAGGGATAGAGATTGGTGAAGGGATTTCAATGACCCCAATTATAGCAGAGCAAGTACGTATGTTTGAGAAGAACCAAGTGCAttaagagtatcttgagacagacCTTTAAGGTCCAAATACTTTTAACAGACTTTTTTTTTACCAAATACTTAAGCAGACATTTGAAATCCCATCTGTATCCTCTTTATGATGGTGTTAGGATGGGTGATTGGTTCCTACCATCATTCTAAGGGAGATACCCAAGTACTGCTGTGTTCTATTCAAAAGCAGGTGGGCGCTCCTGTGTCTACTAAGCAGAGCGTCCTCATTGCTCTGACgctgctcccattgggaatgctAGGAGCAGCACTGGAGCAGCAATGACACTGTACTTAGTAGTATGCAAGCCATTGACATCATCCTTGCAGCATAGCTGAGAGACCCATACTAGAAGGGTGGTGCTACTGTACACTGGTAGTGACTGAAataacttggggtcatggtggacagttcagtGAAAACATCAAGTCAgtttgtggcagctgtgaaaaaaggaatCCCGATGTTAGGAATCATTTGGAAAGGAATCAAATACTAAACATGCAATGTGATTATACTTGATAAAAacatctatggtgcagctacactTGGAatcctgtgtacagttctgttgaCACATCTCAAAAGTAATAGTGTAGATCttgaaaaggtgcaaaagaaggCAGTCAAAATAATCAGGGCCTGGAGTTCATCTTATGAAGAAAAACTAGCATATTTTGGGGTTTGGGGCTTAGAAAAAAGGAGACAATGTGGGGACACGATAGAGATTTACAAGATTATGCGTGGTGTTGACAAAGTAGGTAGTAAGAAGttttgcttcctttccttgaaccaGAGCCTGgtgtcattccatgaaactgacttGCAGGAGATCCGGAACAGATAAAAGGAAGTCCTTTTGCACATAAcccataattaacctgtggaactgactaccacaagatgtggtgatggccagctgcttagatggctttaaaaggggaattCAAAGAGGACAGATCTATTGATGGAGGCTACTAATGACTATGGCCACAGGCTATCTTCAGAGGCAGAGAAAATActcctctgattaccagttgatAGGAAGCAACAGTGGGGGTGGACATTTTTTGCCTGTATGACTCTCTATTGGGCTTCTCAGAAGTATGtggttgaccactgtgggaaacaagatgctggattagatttatttacttatttagaaactagtaattttaagcccgttataataacgggcgctaggtgttgtttttttaatttattccttcttcctttctcttgcccttttttggAGGGGATGCTTTCAATTTGCCAACAGCCATTTTTAGAACATAGAGATTAAGCCGTGCCATATTTCACACTAAAATCCATTTTGATAAAATACTGCTTACCTATCGCAGTTTTCTTGTCAGATCAAGATTGGCAGACAGAACACCAAACCTAATCATATTATTTAAGCCAACCCCAACTGTTGCatattaagaaatatttattaagcAGACAGATAGATTCATAATACTGGGGCAGCGATGTTCTGTGAAAAGCAACTTTCCTCCGAGTAAACTTGCACAAACTGCAAACTTAAAAAGAGGAAGTGCTACACTCGGTTGGAGAACGTACCTGCATTATTAAAGTGCTGCAAATAAAATCCGCTTATTAACATGCCACATTCTGCGgtgattgttgttttaaactaTCAATATTGAGACGGCAACTTCTGTGTTGAgcaaccgcccgccctcccagctgccgagacctcttctGCCCGGGACcacgtagagaaggagagaggagctcacatgcagagctcctcaaagCCTCTTCACGTACtgccgctttggccgaaaaggacgcctattgcgttcttttcggccaaagcgccagtacaggaagagactttaaggagtgaggagctctgagtgagctcctctccagtcctctcggccgccgccagtggggccaggcttctcggcagCGGCTCGGcctccgccagcggggccaggcttctcagcGGCGGCTCGGCCGtcaccagcggggccaggcttctcggcctccgccagcggggccaggcttctcggcggCGGCtcagccgccgccagcggggccagtcctctcggccgccgccagtggggccagtcctctcggccgccgccagtggggccaggcttctcggccaccaccagcggggccagtcctctctgctgccgccagcggggccagtcctctctgctgccgccagcggggccagtcctctctgctgccgccagcggggccagtcctctctgctgccgccagcggggccagtcctctcggccgccgccagcggggccagtactctcggccgccgccagcggggccagtcctctcggccgccgccagcggggccagtcttttcggccaccgccagtggggccagtctTCTTGGCgcggcggtggccgccgccagcgaggccagtccttcctgctgccaccgccgcctctccctgctcagatacaacatggccacccgtgtctgggcagccgtatctttttggcagttctgtgcacgcgctccgcgcatgcgcagaactgcccaaaaagacacgggcagcatggccgcacacctaaccattttatggtataggatatgTACTCCACCTTTTTCTGCATACTCAAGACAGCTAagaagaagttgttctagtaagaactaacctgcctactttcctttcagtatctctacaactggactaaatttgattcaaatcgaggtccacaattTAGATCACTTGTgcatcaaatgttcatgcgtctgccatcgtGGATCAGGattgatgacatcattacaaactacaccactgaagtgtccctatgtgtcactcactacctgttccaaatttggttcaaatcggttagacagtcctcaagttagtgtacttgcacttcaaaagttcaaacgtccgccatcttggatcagggtggataacatcatcgcaaactacaccattggggcatccctatctgtccctaaagctgtagcaaatttggttcaaatcggttaggcggttcacaagttagcccactttcaccaCAAAAGTTTACGCATCAGCAATCTTGAACCagagtggatgtcatcatcacaaactatgccattgagatgtccctgtgtgtcactcactaaaactgtcCCTAatatggtccaaatcagttagacaatcctcaagttagtgcacctgcacctcaaaagttcacacatctgccatcttggattggagtggatgacataatcacagaccatggcattgaggtgttcctgtgtgtcattcacagcaactgtgcctaatttggttcaaatgggttaggcagtccacaaattagccagtttgcgcctcagacattcacgtgaccaccatcttggattggggtggatgacatcatcacaattatgccattgaggtttccctatgcgtccctacaactgtgcctgatttggttcatattggtccaggcattgcaaagttgatgggggcagGGAGACACACGGACACATGAAATGCCGGGTGAtcgcataagcctactggaaagtaggctaaaaatgaaaagTAAAGTAGCATGTGGGCAATCATAAAAACATCATACATACAGCATAAGGCAGCATAAAAAACAGAAAGGGAGAAATCGACAAAAAAGAGATCCCAGGGATTATTGGGGAAGGCCTGATGAAACAGAATACAGATCCTTTTTAAGAATTGCCAGGGAAGGTGCCACACAAATACcaggtggcagggagttccagagagggTGGCTGTCACTGAAAAAGGCTTGTGAATGTGTTCCTGCAAAATCAAGTTTCCATCGGGTAACAGGACGCACAAGAGAATCTCTAAAAAAAATGGTATAGAGCAGGCAGATTCAAGTGGGAGAAGGTGCCCTTTCAGGTAACTTAGTCTTAAGCCctaaaaggctttaaaagtcaaaactagcaccttgaattccacccagaaatgcactgacAGCCTGTGCAGCTTGTACAGTATTAATGTCATATTATCAAAGTGCTCCAaattggtatagaaatattttgtttttgttgttgttggtcagTTTGGTGGAcatttgggtctgatccagcaaagacTGCTTATGTAAGCCTCAAAACAGCACCATTTAGCAGAGTTCCTGGGTTACTCATCCCATCCATTCAACCAGTCAGTCATGCATTCATTCCATCATCAAGCAGCCAGCAGGACAAAGATTGACAGACTGGCAGAAAAAATGGCCTTGTCTTGTGCtattaacagcagcttgatccgCTGAGGTCAGCAGGAACAGCATTTTCTGGCATGGAAATACACATCATTGCTTCCTAAGACTGGCAAATCACAATGCTATTAAAAGCACAGGAACAGAGGTTAAAAGAGTTGGCATAGTAGGCCAACATAGGCAGGTATTTTAAGTGGGCTTTTGTTTCATCTCTTGACAGCTGTAGCCAGTTTTGTGACCGGCACGATGTCACTGAAGATGCTCACATCCCAGATTTGAACTATTGGAGTTACAGCTCCAGCAGCATTGACTCTTTACACCTTctgtcctattgaccactaggggtgtTGGGAATAGAGATAGTAAGCAAGGATCTTCCTCTACTGTTTCCCCACTCTCGTTTGCTCGCTCTCTGCTCTGacctgattggtagactgatactttCATGTCTCCCCTCCTCTTCAAACCTGCTTTGCTGCACTTTTACTCTTCCTTCTCTCCTTGTTCTGCTCTCACACTGTGAAGACATACtgctcagggacacaggctttctatccaagtaaTGGTTTTTAAGGtggattttaagattttaaatgtagCCTTTAAGGgattttatcttttgtaaactgccttgagatacattatgaaaggcggtataaaaatcgaacaaGTAAATAAATGTTTATATGTATATTAATCGTTCTACTTTCTGTATTTTAATGGTGCATTGTTTTAActatgttgtaaactgctttgagatgtttccaatgaaaagcggtatataagtcgaatgataaataaaacaacaagcaaataaataaaaggttgtGGATATTGAACTCCAGTGCAAGTGCCAAAATCTGACCACAAGACTCTTTGGGAGAGGCTCAGGGGTTGACTCGGCTTCCATTCTTCCTCTTGAGAGGCAGAGTGAAGTTCATGGCTGCTGGGCGTCAAGCTCTCTCCAGAGGGTGTGACTGAGGAATAAAACACACTGTGCCTGTTGAAAAGGAGAGATGCagcaactgagtgtcatccgcatactggcttctcccagtggtttcatggatagcttctcccagtggtttcatgtagatgttaaacagcataggggaaagaatggaaccttgcggAACCCCAtagccaaggggttgagcagtagtccctcctgcaccaccttttgggaatgggctttagggtaggagtggaaccacctcccagcagtgcctcccacacccaactcggaCAACCTATCCAAAgtataccatggccaatggtatcaaaagctgctgagaaatccaagagaattaacagggtcgtactccccttctctctctctctctctctctgtgcacaggtcatcccacagggcaaccaaatcagtttctgttccaaagctgggcctgaagcctgattgaaatggatctaattaatcaatttcctccacgagtgtctggagctggtcagccacgacACGTTCAAGCTCAAGAGAGGCTCAGGGGTTGACTCGGCTTCCATTCTTCCTCTTGAGAGGCAGAGTGAAGTTCATGGCTGCTGGGCGTCAAGCTCTCTCCAGAGGGTGTGATTGAGGAATAAAACACACAGCCGATAATCTATGGGTTGGCCAGGAGACACACTAGCAGCGACAGCCACAAACTGACTGGCCAGGCAGACACGGAGCTGTGAAAACACCATAAGGTCATTTACACAACCAGGTCTACCCAGGCTAGCAAAGCCCTACCTGGATAGACCTGGTGATtcagagtgctgggattgggactgaCCCTGgtgctcctcccctgggtagcttGGGTTTCCTACGTGGACTAAAAGTGAAGTAGACATTTTCTACTTcacacacccttctacctcacccCCACCGTCATGTGGATGCTTGGGCTGTCTGCAATCCAAGCGTCCTTAGAGCTGGGCATAAGGAGTACCCGGCAGCGGggaaccaccccacccactcaggggcgtaactataatagggcaaggggagacagttgtctgggggcccactgccttggggggccctccagaggcaagtcacatgactgactcgcccagccacacacccacccgggcttccttcagttgtattcagcctccgaaattgacgtgagtgttaagacctggagttaccagaacagcatgtctttctctagtaccattaaaagacttgcatcgtccacaatgtacaaaacctttaaaaaaataatttaggatgatgttctattgtggcacataggtgttatatatgtgtgtgtgtggatggatagatagatagatagatagatatgattttactatgctttttgttatcactattcagccttaagatttctttacttcatgagctgagctacggctgggggggggggcattttaaaatcttgtctctggcccaTTCCTGCTGCTCATGAACCTGGCACCTGTGTGGTGAACCTGGTGCTTGTGCACGAGCAGCAGTCAGGGGAAGCCTCCTGCTTGTCTATAGGGAGTCAGGTagcagcctgcctctctgccaGCCCTCCCAAGCTCCAGGTCAGATGGTGGTATGTGAATGACTGCTATGTATACTATCTGTGTGAATGCATCACCAAGTGGCTTCCTAGGATAGGTGTATCCCAGTTTCTTGAGAAGAGCATTGGAAaggtgtttggtttttaaaaaatgtttgcatgATGCATGAAACCAGGCTCACATTTTTAAAGCAATGCCCTTACAATAAAAGAGAAATGCCTCTGTGTTTAATGTATGATGCTTATGCtcaaaaataaacaaagagaCCTTAACCTTTCTGCTTCATTTTATTTACTGCTGTTCTTAAACAGAAATGCTCAGAAGCAAAAGAGACAATCTcattttatttacacacacacacacacacacacacacggatctgGGCCTTTTTTAGACGGggacaagcggggggggggcaattttcccAGGCCCCAACCTGAAGGGGGccccatccaaagtatggttcagt encodes:
- the LOC128339449 gene encoding C-X-C chemokine receptor type 2-like; protein product: MGSLDSDEFSDLFSGYEYTSSSSGIEKNVCRNESPAMLKYFVAIIYVLVCLLSLVGNSLVVLVVACNKGNRSVTDIYLLNLAIADFLFALTLPIWAVQWVHQWIFGTFMCKTISALKEVNFYSGILLLAFISIDRYLAIVHATRAAIEKRHWVKFACLGIWLFSFLFSLPMILYPEVVFVHNFTSMVCYEVIAGEKTSHWRVVLRILPQVIGFIIPLTIMLFCYSVTVHRLFQTKNSQRKKAMKVILAVVLVFLVCWLPYNISLFADSLLRTGAIEDTCDRRNRIDAALVGTEILGFAHCCINPIVYAFIGHKFRNDFLKILVMRGIISKETLSRYRGGSSFSSSSGNTSTAL